The proteins below come from a single Chthonomonadales bacterium genomic window:
- a CDS encoding GAF domain-containing protein yields MKEPHQGSPSAERGGAPLPESEEEPDAPRSDAGHSGSPEKAASDPTDIRRSEGALRAALEREQEARLQAERSSRRTARLQEVTAALSGALTAPQVGETVVRQAVGALGAHTGMVAIVDADAGVLRIRHSVGYPPYLRARWRPIPLDSPVPLAQAARSGEAVWLACPEESRRRFPGFRLPGWATGSVAAVPIAVEDRVVGVLGLGCEEAHEFDEGDRALVQTLARQCAQALERARLYENARSELTERRRAEAALRRSEAMLARAQRIAGIGSWEWDTRTGEMVWSEELRRILGAPAPSEAPGFEGLARRAHPADRDAFQAAIDAALRDGLPAQVQHRVVLADGTVRTVLSQAEPLPEANGAPGRIAGTVLDVTERANAEESMRQSEERFRALFEHSPLAIAITRGEVIRVVNAAYLRMFGFDDAGEVIGTRHADRVATRPPAPEDAVPAAPPAAPGEACGIRKDGRTLPLLLDVARIDLADGPASVIFLTDLTERRQLEQQFLQAQKMEGIGRLAGGIAHDFNNLLTGIIGYGELAALAIDQPDRLRAYIDNIETAALRAASLTRQLLAFARREMIEPRVLDLNRLARKLDPMLRRLIGEDIDLLTVPAPGLWATRADRGQFEQVLLNLVVNARDAMPAGGRLTIETHNVVLDEEYTRHHMDVAPGEYVMLAVTDTGVGISAEVRARIFEPFFTTKELGKGTGLGLATCYGLVRQHHGHIWVYSEPGVGTSFRIYLPRAHGAEPHTEECAPPRREALPRGDATVLVVEDDEDVRAMAVATLRAQGYRVLQAANGEQAIGEARAAGQPIDLLLTDVVMPVMGGHALAQALLRERPEMKVLCISGYTDDAVVRHELVGEGTAFLRKPFTPSALALRVWEALGA; encoded by the coding sequence ATGAAAGAGCCGCACCAGGGCAGCCCGAGCGCGGAGCGAGGTGGCGCTCCGCTGCCCGAATCCGAGGAGGAGCCCGACGCACCGCGGTCCGACGCCGGGCACTCGGGATCGCCCGAGAAGGCGGCAAGCGACCCGACGGACATCCGGCGGTCGGAGGGTGCGCTGCGGGCCGCCCTGGAGCGGGAGCAGGAGGCCCGGTTGCAGGCCGAACGCTCGTCGCGGCGCACCGCACGACTCCAGGAGGTGACGGCTGCGCTCTCCGGCGCGCTCACGGCGCCGCAGGTGGGCGAGACCGTCGTGCGCCAGGCGGTCGGCGCACTCGGGGCACACACCGGCATGGTGGCCATCGTGGATGCCGACGCCGGCGTGCTGCGCATTCGCCACTCGGTTGGCTATCCTCCCTACCTTCGCGCCCGCTGGCGCCCGATCCCGCTGGACTCGCCGGTGCCGCTCGCCCAGGCGGCGCGCAGCGGCGAGGCGGTCTGGCTCGCCTGCCCCGAGGAGAGCCGTCGCCGGTTCCCCGGATTCCGCCTTCCGGGTTGGGCGACTGGCAGCGTCGCCGCGGTCCCCATCGCCGTGGAGGACCGGGTGGTCGGCGTGCTGGGCCTGGGCTGCGAGGAGGCCCACGAGTTCGATGAGGGCGACCGCGCCCTCGTGCAGACGCTCGCCCGGCAGTGCGCCCAGGCGCTGGAGCGCGCCAGGCTCTACGAGAACGCCCGAAGCGAGCTCACCGAGCGCCGCCGAGCCGAGGCGGCCCTGCGCCGCAGCGAGGCGATGCTGGCGCGGGCGCAGCGCATCGCCGGCATCGGGAGTTGGGAGTGGGACACGCGCACGGGCGAGATGGTCTGGTCGGAGGAGTTGCGGCGCATCCTGGGCGCGCCCGCTCCGAGCGAGGCGCCCGGTTTCGAGGGCCTCGCTCGGCGCGCGCACCCGGCCGACCGCGACGCGTTTCAGGCGGCCATCGACGCAGCGCTCCGCGACGGCCTGCCCGCCCAGGTGCAGCACCGGGTGGTGCTGGCCGACGGCACGGTGCGCACCGTGCTCTCGCAGGCCGAGCCGTTGCCCGAAGCCAATGGCGCGCCCGGCCGCATCGCCGGAACCGTCCTTGACGTGACGGAGCGCGCCAACGCCGAGGAGTCGATGCGCCAGAGCGAGGAGCGCTTCCGCGCGCTCTTCGAGCACTCCCCGCTGGCCATCGCCATCACGCGGGGCGAGGTCATACGGGTCGTCAACGCGGCCTACCTGCGCATGTTCGGCTTCGACGACGCCGGCGAGGTGATCGGCACGCGTCACGCCGACCGTGTTGCCACCCGGCCTCCCGCGCCGGAGGATGCCGTCCCCGCCGCTCCGCCGGCCGCGCCCGGCGAGGCGTGCGGCATCCGCAAGGACGGCCGCACGCTGCCGCTCCTCCTCGACGTGGCGCGCATCGACCTGGCGGACGGCCCCGCTTCCGTGATCTTCCTCACCGACCTGACGGAGCGCCGCCAGCTCGAGCAGCAGTTCCTTCAGGCGCAGAAGATGGAGGGCATCGGGCGACTGGCCGGCGGCATCGCTCACGACTTCAACAATCTGCTCACCGGCATCATCGGCTACGGGGAGCTCGCCGCGCTCGCCATAGACCAGCCCGACCGGCTGCGAGCCTACATCGACAACATCGAGACCGCCGCCCTGCGCGCGGCCTCACTCACGCGCCAACTCCTTGCCTTCGCGCGCCGCGAGATGATCGAGCCGCGCGTGCTGGACCTCAACCGTCTCGCTCGCAAGCTCGATCCCATGCTCCGCCGCCTCATCGGCGAGGACATCGACCTGCTCACCGTGCCGGCTCCCGGTCTATGGGCCACCCGCGCCGACCGCGGCCAGTTCGAGCAGGTGCTGCTCAATCTGGTGGTCAACGCCCGCGACGCCATGCCGGCCGGCGGCCGCCTCACCATCGAGACACACAACGTCGTGCTGGACGAGGAGTACACCCGCCATCACATGGACGTGGCCCCCGGCGAGTACGTGATGCTCGCCGTAACCGACACGGGCGTCGGCATCAGCGCGGAGGTGCGGGCCCGCATCTTTGAGCCGTTCTTCACCACGAAGGAGCTGGGCAAGGGAACCGGGCTCGGCCTGGCCACCTGCTATGGCCTGGTGCGCCAGCACCACGGGCACATCTGGGTATACAGCGAGCCCGGTGTCGGCACCTCGTTTCGCATCTATCTGCCGCGCGCGCACGGCGCCGAGCCGCACACCGAGGAGTGCGCGCCCCCACGGCGCGAGGCGCTGCCGCGCGGCGACGCGACGGTGCTCGTGGTGGAGGATGATGAGGACGTGCGGGCGATGGCCGTGGCGACGCTTCGAGCCCAGGGCTATCGCGTGCTCCAGGCGGCCAATGGAGAGCAGGCGATCGGGGAGGCTCGGGCGGCGGGACAACCCATCGACCTGCTGCTCACGGACGTCGTGATGCCCGTCATGGGCGGGCATGCCCTGGCGCAGGCGCTCCTGCGCGAGCGGCCGGAGATGAAGGTGCTCTGCATCTCCGGCTACACCGACGACGCCGTCGTGCGCCACGAGCTCGTGGGGGAGGGAACCGCGTTCCTCCGCAAGCCCTTCACGCCCTCGGCGCTCGCGCTCCGCGTGTGGGAGGCGCTCGGCGCCTGA